From Brassica rapa cultivar Chiifu-401-42 chromosome A06, CAAS_Brap_v3.01, whole genome shotgun sequence:
GAAATATAACTGAAAATAATAAAGGCATTACAAGTAGGATATCTGCAAttgttgatttatttatttatttaaactaaaacAAACAGATAACAAATATTTTACTACAGTTTTTCTCACTATAAGTATCCTCTCCTTGTAGCCATAGGTTTTTATCTTCTCCAAGTCATCACCACTAATAATTTTCAaacataaatttctttttatcaTCTTAATCAGAAAACGAAGATGAAGCTCGTGATTGTACAATTCTCTATAATCTTTATTCTCCTCACATCTTCATTCTTCGTGCTTTCAACCGCGGATTCGTGTAAGTATACTTGATTTAGTTAGTTGGTTTAGGTAACTTATCATTTGGTGATCTACTTTGTCTAAAGTTCTAATAATAAGATTTTACGTGTGATGATGCATGAATTCGCAGCGTGTGGTGGAAAGTGCAACGTGAGATGCTCAAAGGCATCACAACATGATTTGTGCATCAAAGATTGCAATATATGTTGCCAGAAGTGTAATGGTTGTGTGCCCTCTGGCACTTTTGGACACAGAGACGAATGCCCTTGCTACCGAGATATGAAAAACTCCAAAGGCGGGCCCAAGTGTCCCTGAACATGTTTTTGAAGATCATCATAATAATAATACCTGATATATATGTGTATGAAAATATGCTTACATCTTATGTTtgatttactaaataaaaattgtgAGATTAAACTGATTAATATATGAAAGAATGAGAGATAATGACATTAAAA
This genomic window contains:
- the LOC103871840 gene encoding gibberellin-regulated protein 8, whose product is MKLVIVQFSIIFILLTSSFFVLSTADSSCGGKCNVRCSKASQHDLCIKDCNICCQKCNGCVPSGTFGHRDECPCYRDMKNSKGGPKCP